In Methanococcoides sp. LMO-2, a single window of DNA contains:
- the thrC gene encoding threonine synthase — protein MKLYSTNLQAEEVNFETALITGLAPDKGLFMPKTLPHFSEEELTALKDEPYPEIAFQLLKKILEGEIDEESLKAITYDAYDYEVPLEEVNENTYIMRLDRGPTASFKDFAARMMARLMQFYLKKEDKELTILTATSGDTGSAVAHAFYGLDNIRVIVLFPETEVSDRQRKQMTTLDHNISALAIDGKFDDCQAMVKQAFADADLKHLNLSSANSINIGRLIPQTLYYFYSYLKLRDFPEEIVFSIPSGNFGNMMGCVLAKNMGVPIKKIVASVNENDEVPTFLTSGEYEKIVPSKNCISNAMNVGHPSNLARLIAIYGGVMDEQGNISKLPDMDKLNGDIFSTSVTDAETKALVKEFYEKNNIFIEPHGAVGIKGLMDYRAITDDNTLAVTLETAHPAKFPAEVVDAIGVEPELPQSLREIEGKEEYMEYLDTDYEKFKSYLKERLE, from the coding sequence ATGAAACTCTACAGCACTAATCTCCAGGCAGAAGAAGTTAATTTTGAAACTGCACTTATCACCGGCCTTGCACCCGACAAAGGCCTTTTCATGCCAAAGACCCTTCCACACTTCTCAGAGGAAGAACTTACAGCCTTAAAGGATGAGCCATATCCGGAAATTGCTTTCCAGTTACTTAAGAAGATACTCGAAGGCGAGATCGATGAGGAATCCCTGAAGGCAATAACCTATGATGCCTACGACTACGAGGTACCACTGGAAGAGGTCAACGAGAACACTTACATCATGAGGCTCGACCGCGGCCCAACTGCTTCTTTCAAGGACTTTGCAGCCCGTATGATGGCAAGGCTCATGCAGTTCTACCTCAAGAAGGAGGACAAGGAGCTGACCATCCTTACAGCGACCTCCGGAGATACAGGAAGCGCAGTAGCTCATGCATTCTATGGTCTTGACAACATCAGGGTAATCGTGCTGTTCCCTGAAACAGAGGTCTCAGACCGCCAGAGGAAGCAGATGACAACCCTTGACCATAACATCTCTGCACTGGCAATAGACGGAAAGTTCGATGACTGCCAGGCAATGGTCAAGCAGGCCTTCGCAGATGCTGATCTCAAACACCTGAACCTCTCATCAGCAAATTCCATTAACATAGGACGCCTGATCCCGCAGACACTTTACTACTTCTACTCCTACCTCAAACTCAGGGATTTCCCTGAAGAGATAGTCTTCTCAATTCCATCAGGTAACTTCGGTAACATGATGGGCTGCGTGCTGGCAAAGAACATGGGAGTCCCTATTAAGAAGATAGTCGCTTCAGTCAATGAGAACGACGAGGTTCCGACCTTCCTTACCAGCGGCGAATACGAAAAGATAGTTCCTTCAAAGAACTGCATCTCCAACGCAATGAACGTCGGCCACCCAAGCAACCTTGCAAGGCTCATCGCTATTTACGGTGGTGTAATGGATGAGCAGGGTAACATCAGCAAGCTTCCGGACATGGATAAACTGAATGGCGATATCTTTTCAACTTCTGTAACTGATGCTGAGACCAAGGCCCTCGTTAAGGAGTTCTACGAGAAGAACAACATCTTCATCGAGCCTCACGGTGCCGTTGGTATCAAGGGCCTGATGGATTACAGGGCAATCACTGATGACAACACACTTGCAGTGACACTGGAGACTGCACATCCGGCCAAGTTCCCTGCAGAAGTTGTGGATGCCATTGGAGTTGAGCCGGAGCTTCCCCAGAGCCTTAGGGAAATTGAAGGTAAGGAGGAGTATATGGAGTACCTGGATACGGATTATGAGAAGTTCAAGAGTTATTTGAAGGAAAGGCTTGAGTGA